The DNA window ggtaaggaatctacctgccaatgtaggaaacgtgggtttgatccctgggtcaagaagatcccctggagaaagaaatggcaatccactccagtattctcgcctgggaaatcccatggacagaaggagcctggtgggctaccgtccatggggtcaccaaagagtaggacatgactgagtgactaaaacaacaacagaaaggtgTTAGGGGGTAGATTTTAAATCTATTTCCAGATGTATAAACTTTAGACTTCCTGATACATTCGGTGTGAAGAAGTAGATGTTAATAGCCACTCCCTGCTTAAGCACCTTATGCTCtgactggggctgggggtggaaaTCAAACACCACCAAATATTCACTGagaggactgttgctgaagttgaagctctaatactttggccgcctgatgcaaggaactgactcatcggaaaagaccctgatgctgggaaagattgaagacaggagaaggggacgacagaggatgagatggttggatggcatcaccaactcaatggacataagtttgagcaaactccaggagacagcaaaggaaaggaaagagaagcctggtgtgctgcagtccatggggttgcaaagagtcagacacaactgaacaaaaacaacaattttaGGATTTGCATTAGGTTTGAGATACTGAAGGATACATAAGTAGGAATGTCAGAGACAGCTGGATGAATAAGCCTGGGGCACAGAGGGTAGATTTGAGCTAGAGATAGAAATAGTTGTTAAACTTTTTAACAGAAAATGCCAAACATACACAGAAGTACAGAGAAGAGTATAATAACTGCCACTGGACCATCACCCAACTAGCACCAACAGATAGAAATTTGAAAGTCACGAgcccatgttgttgttgttcagtcactaagttgtgtccgactcttctgcaaccccatggactgtagcccaccaggctccttctaaccatgggatttcccaggcaagattgctggagtgggttgccatttactactccaggggatcttccctgaccagggatcaaacctacacctcctgcattggcaagataaattctttatcaccaagccaccagggaagtccagtgttAGTGTTAGTCCCGCCACAGTGTTAAGACTCcttggcaccccatggactgcagctggccaggctcctttgtccaaggaattctccaggtaagaatactggagtgggttgcaatttcattctccaggggatcttcccctcccagggatggaacctggatctcctgcattgcaggcagattctttaccatctgagccaccagggaagcccagagttggTATTTAATGTCAAAGTTCTGCTGGTAGCCCCCAGAGAGGTAGTAGTGTAGGAGAACGAGAGAAGAGAACTGGGTATGAACTTGGCTGACAGaggtggagaatcccagggagaaaCAGCCTGATATAGGTGGGAGGGAAACCGGAGAATGAGAGATCCatcagaaaggaaggagggatcCATAGTGTTATTTGAACCTGGGCAGGCAGTTTGGCGGACTATCCTGTagcccaagtggtaaagaatctgcctgcgatgcaggagaccagggttcaatccctgggtcgggaagatcccctggaggagggaatggcaacccactccagtattcttgcctggagaattccatgaaccgctagagaagcctggcgggccccagtttatggggtcgcaaagagtcggacacgactgagtgactaacacacacacagtttggaGCAGGACAGGAAAGGTTTCACTGGATTTAGAACTCAGGAGCCCTAGAGCTGTAGGAGTTGAGGGGCAGAATTCAGACTTTGGAGTGCTGGGCCTAACAGCCCGCCCAGGAACTTAAACTTTGAGTGCGCCTCTGGGGGTGTGCTCGGGGGAGGGCGGGGGGGTTGTCTTTGGGGGTCAACGCTGCCCGGCGTCGTAGCCACGCCTCCCGCTTCCCGCACTCACTTCCTCCAGTCGGGACGCAGCGCCACAGGCGAGACGGGGTCCCAGCGCGGGCAGCCCCGGGGGTCGAACCGACGCCCCGGAGGCTACCCGGCGTCCCCTCCCCGCAGACCCCTCACCTGACATCAGGAGGCAGCCGCCCACCCAGCTCCGGAGGCTGCGCGCCATAGTCGCGCCGGGACCCAGGAGGGCGCTCCAGCCGGGGAGCCCCGCGGACAGCCGCCAGGCACCGGGGCACACCCCCCGACCCCTTACGCCGGGGTCGCACGTACGCGCGCCCGCCTGCCAACTCCGAGGCTGCTTCCGGGAaccgggggaggggcggggcgatAGAGGCCCCGCCCTGCAGGGCCCGCCCCCGTCTGGGCCCCGCCTCTCGCTCCCTGCTCCAGGGGCCGCTGTCAGCCGCCTGACTGTGGCAGAAAAGGAGGTGAAAGGGGACTTTTCCCCTGCGGGTGAGTGGAAAACACCGTTAGTAAAACAGGGTGCGAAACTGTACATGCAGTGTCCCCGATTACATTAAACGCATGCTTTGAAAGGAGCCCTCAAGTTAAATGAATACACTCCAtatagtaaagaatgtgcctgcaacgcaggagacccgggtttgcttcctgggtcagaaagatccccttggCGAAGGGCATGGCCatccacccactccaggattcttgccttgagaattccgtggacagaggagcctggggggctgcagtccgtagggtctcaaaagagtcggatacgactgatgGACTAACACAGAGCCAACCCAGAGTTGGTATCTGGGTGGTGGGATTAAGGGtggtgatggtttttttttttttttccttctgtttttcctgCTTTGTACTTTATTCAAAGAAGATGAGGAATGATCTTCAATATTTGGGAATACAGAGGTCTATCAGAAAATACAGCAATTCATTTTGAGCTAATTCTaattcatcctctgtctctctttttttaaaatatatttttccctcccttcttgCTGTTATATTAGTTTTTGTCCAGGTAAATGCTAACTCatatagtgttcagttcagttcagttcagtcgctcaatcgtgtctgactctttgtgaccccatgagctgcagtacaccaggcctccctgtccatcaccaactcctggagtccacccaaacccatgtccatcgagtcaatgatgccatccaaccatctcatcctctgtcatccccttctcctcctgccttcaatctttcccagcatcagggtctttcccaacgaCTCGGGTTTTTCTTAACACTGTACCGTATTCCCCAAATTTTCTCCAGTGAACAGTTGCAGTCTCTATGATCGCCTCTCCCCCGcaaataaactgattttaaagCATTCCATTAGCAAATCTAGCTTGAGAGGATCTTCTTTACTTtaactcccctctcccctcagggATAAGCGGCAACAGAGAACCAAGTCATTAACGTGACCAGAATCATTTCTCTCACAAGACTGCtgacaaaggcttaatttccTCCTTTTCAATGCGTTAGTAGCAGTGATGAGGTTGGAAAACCCAGAGCAGGGTAAGTACTAGGTGATGCAAGACACTGGCTGACTTCTGTCGCTAGAACATTCCACAGGAACACGAGCTCAGGGAGGCAGAAGGTCCCTTTGGCTCCCAGAGGCCACGAAGTAGAGGGAGTTTTGTGTAACCCAGAGATGCCAGCAGAACTACACATCTGCTGCATATATCTCCTGTCTAATAAGAAACAAATGTGGAAACATTTCcaagtttatattaaaaagtatgttttattttttaccaaCCACTGTacaaaattatatcttaaaatatgacacagaccCTGTCCCTCTCCCTTATGCAAATGTTTCTCTATTAGTCACCTGTCTGGCACCAGagttattatgtgtgtgtgtgtctgtcttcctCACTTAGATTGAGGAGGGCTGAGAGTTGAATTCTCAAGAGTGTAGGCGACACAATATTATCTAGGGGTGCCCCAGACTTGGTTGGGGCTTCCTTTTTTCCAATCCCAACCCAGAGCATGTGCTTCTGTTTCCTCGTGCGTGTCCTTGCTTTCTAACTGCCCatcctcccttctctttttctgtggCTTTTCTGGTCTTTCCTCAAgcctgtgggggaaaaaaaaaaccactgctgACTGCTCCTGCTATGAACTCTGCTGaatgtcttccttttctctccctactCCACACTGACCCGATTTAATAATTTCCCAGAAATCTTACAGGGCCCTGGAACATCGCCTGAAAACCACAGGGAACTTTGTTCTTTACTCTGGAAAACATGATGCAGAATCATTAGACATCCATGACAGGAAAGGGAACAGGCAGGGCATTTTCCCCATCAAGGCAAATTGCCTTGAACAGGTAAACAGTGCACTGAATAATAGCAGAATGCTCTgtttcccacctcccctccccacagagtGAGCATTTGCATAGATGATGTCACCAGTGTCCTACTCCTCCCCAGGGAGAACACTCAGAGGCCCCAAAGGAGCAAGTgcaggtgctgggggtggggggtgatgtCCAGAGGCAGCGTGTGTCCaagttaattaaatttttttagatTCACTTGTCTTACTATATACCCATCCCCCATGTCAACATCTGACTCGGAAGTGTCACTTTTATCAGAAGGAGCATCTTGGGGCCTCGGGCACTCCGTAGAGGGGTTGGTGAAGGGCAGCTGTGTCCCTTCTTCACTGGCCACCAAAACGCTTGATTCTGTCTCGTTGAGGTCCTCCAGCTCGACTCTCTCTTCTGGACAAGATGGGGACATTAGAGTGACTTCTGAGTCCTTGTCATCCTCAAGGGCTCTTACACACACAGAGTTCAAATTCACGTTGAAGACGATTCTGCCCTCAGACCCCTCCGTGGAGTCACTGTCCTCCTCGGAAGTGGGGTCCTGCCACAGAGTCCCTCTCGTCTGGTAGCCCCCACTTGTGCCTTCCGACTGCCAGGGGCCGGGCCCTGGTGCCATGGGGGTCTCGGCGTCCCCCTTGGGCTCAGGCAGATACGGCTCCTCAGCACTGGGCTCACTGCAGTCCTCCAAGCTGCAGTCCTCCAAGCTGGGTGAAGTGGTGGAAGTTGGACACAGCTTGCCCGTTAGTCCATGCTTGGTGTAACCACCTGAAATTAAGTGGGGAGCTGCCTCATTTTCGATGTCATTTTCATCGTCATAATTATAATTCCacactttcttcttcctgttgacGTGAATGACTTCCACGGTAGCCACTTTTTCCAACGGGGGCAGCTCGGCAAACACCCAGACTGACAgtttataaaaattctttaaagaaaaacaaaaaaagagagagagaatgatcagtcctgagtgtttgtTCTCTATCTTTTTGACATCTTAAAACTTAATGGAGTTAACTAACTGCACAGAGATGGGAAAGGTGGCCATGAAGATGATGACAGCAACTACAACAATAGCGGACAGTTACACAGGGTTTACTGTTTGCGGAGTACTGCTTTTAGTAAACTACACGTTAtaattcatttcatcctcacgACTTCTCTATAAAGTAGGCTTACTAGTCTTGCTCCACTTTACAatgcagagaggttaagaaacttgcccaagttGCAAGGAACACTCAGTGGTGGAGGCTGGGTTTCAAACTAGGAGGCTGCCTGCAGTAGAGACTGGCCCACTCCTTCCCACTGCTGTCCCCTTGCTGCTTCTTGCTTGTTAGGGGAATCTATCCGTCAGTAGTTTTGATAGATGGATAGATTTCAACTGGATAGATTTCACCTCCGGATTGCTGACATTCTTATGGGTGTCAGGAAACTGTGAGTAAGGAGAGATTCTAGGGAGCTGATCCCACTGGGGTCAGAGGTCCCTGGACTGGAGGACCTTAGAGATGCAGGTGACCCCTAAAAGGTCAGAGTTGAGAAGGAACAGAGAGACTGGAGGTTGCTCTAACCCAGCACCTTCAAGATACAACAGGTGAGGTGGGCTAAGGAGACTGGCTACAATGAGGTCATGGTGAGGAGGGTGGTCGTGAGATTCCCTTTGCAAACCGTGAATCATCATCAGCATCCTTCTCCTTTCCATTGTCTTGGTCAAGCTGCCCAATGTGACAAGCCTACTTTTCCCTGACTCTATTCAGATACAGCCTTAGGATGAATTGTTCTATTGGGTTGTTTcgtaatttttcttatttatttatagggGCTGTTTGTATAaccttgggcttcccacgtggccctagtagtaaagaacctgcctgccagtgccagagacagaagagatgtggattcgatccctgggttgggaagatcccctggagtaggaaatggtaacctgctccagtattcttgccaggaaaattccatggacagaggagcctggcaggctatagtccatggggccacaaagcgttgaacacgactgagtgagcacttATAGAACCTAGATGTTAATTATTTGTTGATTGTTTATGCTGCATggattttctcctagtctgtggtTTAACGTTTTACTCTTGTTATGATGACatttaatggaaagaaaatttcCATCTTAATTTAAGAAGGTATGTcaattttctttctccatggtTTCTGCTGAATCTTCCTTATCTTTAAGTATGACTCCTATATGCCCTTCTAAAACTTTTAATAGTTTTGCTGTTCATATTACAGTCTTTAATATGCCTGAAACTGATGTTTGTGTATAGTGTGAGGTAGGaatctgatttcatttttccCCACATGGGTAGCATTTACTGACCTCAATCCTTTCCCCACAGCAATTCCTACAAAACCCTAAGCCTAACCTTGTTTCCACATATGTGAGTCTGTCTCTGGGCTCCCCATTTGACTAGATCTTTGTTAATGCCTTTCAACAGGGTTTGATAATTTTCTCCACAATGGGCTTGTGACATCTTCTGTtagatttcttccttaaatactttaaaaaatatttttattactattgtaATGACgttttaaaaactgtatgatttcacttaaattGCATGATTCCATTGAACTGTATGATTCTAAGGTCAAAACCAGGTAAGACTAATCTATGCTGTTAGAGTGTAGAGAGTGGTTATCCTGGGTGTGGGCAGTGACTGAGACGTGGAAGAGAGACTTCTGGAGGGGGTTGgtcatgttttctttcttgatcTGGATGTGACTTATGTGGGTTTGTTGAGTTCGTGAAAATTCAGTTTTTTGCTATGACTTGTGCACTCAATTTCTTGGATGTTGAAAAGCAACTTaatagaaaaacatatttatttttaagtgactgTTGCTAGGGTATAAAAAGCAGCGTTTTTATGTTGATTACTTTGTGTGTAACAAACTTATTAGTCTAAATAAGTGGCTAATGTGGCTCAACTTATTAGTCCTAATACCTCATCCCTAGATTCTGAATTTCTTACTTAGCCAGTCGTATCATCTAATAATGATCATTGTCTCTGCCCCCATTTTTCAGACTTTAACCCCCACaagggcatcttt is part of the Bos indicus x Bos taurus breed Angus x Brahman F1 hybrid chromosome 1, Bos_hybrid_MaternalHap_v2.0, whole genome shotgun sequence genome and encodes:
- the IFNAR2 gene encoding interferon alpha/beta receptor 2 isoform X2 — protein: MLLSQNVSAIGPLNLYPMVHISLVFGISYVAPEPLDPPEFEIVGFTNHISVNVKFQFDSPGILSEELQFYLAFIEEHAGNSVKRHQPQITGNITKNFNYVIDKLIPNTNYCISVYFEPKDPRKINRSPLKCTLFRPRRESESSESATIGGIITLFLITAVFISTVMILKRIGYICLRNDFPKVLNFYKLSVWVFAELPPLEKVATVEVIHVNRKKKVWNYNYDDENDIENEAAPHLISGGYTKHGLTGKLCPTSTTSPSLEDCSLEDCSEPSAEEPYLPEPKGDAETPMAPGPGPWQSEGTSGGYQTRGTLWQDPTSEEDSDSTEGSEGRIVFNVNLNSVCVRALEDDKDSEVTLMSPSCPEERVELEDLNETESSVLVASEEGTQLPFTNPSTECPRPQDAPSDKSDTSESDVDMGDGYIVRQVNLKKFN